A region of the Pelecanus crispus isolate bPelCri1 chromosome 1, bPelCri1.pri, whole genome shotgun sequence genome:
AACAGCCTGGGAATCCTTCGTGTGCTGAAAGAAATTCCAAGTCGTTAAAAACACTATCCTTTGAATTACAGCATTTTTCACGTGCAATTCACCTCAGTGCAAAAGCATTTACCATACCAGCTACGGTGTTACTTTCTACTATTTCTAGATTGCAGTTATTCTATgtaaacacaaaacaaaaaaaaaaacaaaacaaaaaaaaactcaaacaaaaagggaaaaaaacctccctacaagccccctcccccccaaaaaaacccccaccccccaaaaaaactaCCATCATCTACCCCCCTCCCccgaaaaaaagaaaaaactcaaGCCCCAAAATACCGTTACAGGGATTCCTATTCAGGAAAACGTGTACAacacttaatttatttttcaaaactcaaGTCTCAGTGACttagaataaaagaaacatcagtcTTCTATGCATTCAGTACAATATAATTTACAATTAAACATTTCGTTTTGTACATTTTTCACTAAAGGTTTCCGTTTTCGAGATAGAGTATAAAAactgctgcaaaaaaataaCTATAAACCGAAAAcgaggggggagggtgagtgcTGTTGGGCGGTCAGCGAAAAGGCGCGCTTTCGAGGCGCGGGCTTTTCGAATTTGAAAGTATCCAATAAGAACAGAGCAATGGTGCCAGCCAATCAGCGAGGGGAACATGCTATAAAAGCCGCCACCGCAACAGGCGCTCCTCAGTCCACGGCAGCGGCTCCCGGCGGCAGCGCGGTTCTCTGAGAGCGATGGCGCGCACGAAGCAGACGGCGCGTAAGTCGACGGGCGGGAAGGCGCCCCGCAAGCAGCTGGCCACCAAGGCGGCCCGCAAGAGCGCGCCGGCCACGGGCGGCGTGAAGAAGCCGCACCGGTACCGGCCCGGCACGGTGGCGCTGCGCGAGATCCGGCGCTACCAGAAGTCGACGGAGCTGCTGATCCGCAAGCTGCCCTTCCAGCGGCTGGTGCGGGAGATCGCGCAGGACTTCAAGACCGACCTGCGCTTCCAGAGCTCGGCCGTGATGGCGCTGCAGGAGGCGAGCGAGGCCTACCTGGTGGGGCTCTTCGAGGACACCAACCTCTGCGCCATCCACGCCAAGCGCGTCACCATCATGCCCAAGGACATCCAGCTGGCCCGCCGCATCCGCGGCGAGCGCGCCTGAGCCTCCTGCCGCAGCCCCTCCCCGCTTCCGGCAGAGCCCGCGGCAGCCCACACAGACCCAAAGGCTCTTTTAAGAGCCACTCCATGCGCAATTAAAAGAGCTGTAATACTTGGAATTTAATTGAGAGTGTGTGTTTTGCCACATTAAAACTAAGCATATTTGAAAACTGTACTGAGTATTCccataaataatttcttccagtTATTGTATTAAACCCAGTCACTCGGCAGTCCCTGCTCACAGTTACATAAATCTGGTATGTTGCGACTTTGTTACTTTCATTTGCTATCGCTTTTGTGGTAGgtgcattccccccccccccattcctctttctcttcaacggCTTTACAAACACGGGAATTCCAGGCTGTCACATTTGTGACAGTTTTTTAGTCTTAAAATGTAAACAAGTACTTATGTCTGCATTGTGATGTTAAGATTAACTGTGAAATAGAAGAATCTGGGGTATAATGGAATTTGAACTCGATGGGGatttaaagctgaaaattcGATCTTTTGGGGGTATGAAGTAAAAATAGCTGTTCAAAGTCCATTTAACCTGTCATACCCAAGGTATACTGAAAAAATTTCACAAAAACCCcattattttccaaaattacAGGGAAAGCATTAACAGCTTGTTTTATTGTGCAGAGTCTGTGCCTGTAAGTGTAACTTGAAAGGAGTTATatgtttataattttaaaattaactataTGTTTGGCTACATGCTGACTTCAGCAGGCTCCATCCTGATTGTAATTGTTCCACACTGGTGGAGTGCTACTAACCAAAACAACTTGCATTTTGAGCTGGGCACCACTTCGAGGTGtggaagcgttcaaggccaggggctttgagcaacctggtctagtggaaggtgttgGCAGAGGTGTTgggactggatgatctctaaggccctttccaacccaaaccattccgtGATTCTGTGAGGTTTGCAAAGGTTACAATGGCTAAAACCTCAGACTTGTTACAATTGTAAATAAATAGTGTGAGGTCACAGGTTGAACAAAAACCTTACTGGAACAGACACTGGTGCCTGCTTCTAGTGAACACCCAGGCTCTGTAAGGAGCCCTCCCTGATACCAGGCTGTGGAATCTGCTCTTAAAAGTGAATGAGGAAATTATTCGTCATGAGTGATAAGTAGTTAATATCTTGTCTGTGTTCCCAGGTCTTGTATTGGTGCTATCCA
Encoded here:
- the LOC142594920 gene encoding histone H3 translates to MARTKQTARKSTGGKAPRKQLATKAARKSAPATGGVKKPHRYRPGTVALREIRRYQKSTELLIRKLPFQRLVREIAQDFKTDLRFQSSAVMALQEASEAYLVGLFEDTNLCAIHAKRVTIMPKDIQLARRIRGERA